The following are encoded in a window of Geobacter metallireducens GS-15 genomic DNA:
- a CDS encoding HAD family hydrolase, translating to MRYKAVIYDCDGVMFDSFEANLAFYQRIMGMMGRKPLDRSDEEQMRILHTYANREVLAHFFPDPREWEEAVRCAGRIDYRDLVPLMVMEQGFRETLDVLKGRVELAVCTNRSTSMDTVLESFDLASYFGLVMTASKVANPKPHPEPLLRVVEHFGIKPGEALFVGDSAVDSMAAEAAGVPFVAYKADLPAMTCIDHHGDLVALVRS from the coding sequence GTGCGTTACAAGGCAGTAATCTACGATTGTGATGGGGTGATGTTCGACTCCTTCGAGGCGAATCTCGCCTTCTACCAGCGGATCATGGGGATGATGGGGCGCAAGCCCCTCGACCGGTCCGACGAGGAGCAGATGCGCATCCTCCATACCTATGCTAACCGGGAGGTCCTCGCTCATTTTTTCCCCGACCCGAGGGAGTGGGAAGAGGCGGTCCGCTGTGCCGGCCGGATCGACTACCGGGACCTCGTCCCTCTGATGGTCATGGAACAGGGGTTTCGCGAAACCCTCGATGTGCTCAAGGGTCGTGTTGAGCTGGCCGTCTGCACCAATCGGTCAACCTCCATGGACACCGTTCTGGAAAGCTTCGACCTCGCTTCCTATTTCGGCCTCGTCATGACCGCCTCGAAGGTGGCCAACCCGAAGCCCCACCCGGAGCCGCTTCTGAGGGTTGTTGAACACTTCGGCATCAAACCCGGTGAGGCCCTCTTTGTGGGGGACTCGGCCGTGGACTCCATGGCCGCGGAAGCAGCCGGCGTGCCTTTTGTCGCCTACAAGGCAGACCTCCCCGCCATGACGTGCATCGACCACCATGGCGATCTGGTCGCCCTTGTGCGATCCTGA
- the pfkA gene encoding 6-phosphofructokinase gives MKKIGILTSGGDCSGMNAAIRAAVRTAIRLNIEVVGFRKGYLGLMKGDAIPLDTKAVSGILHRGGTFLQSARSPEFKTPEGQQKAIDNLKELGVEGLVVLGGDGSLTGALALHRLGLPVVGIPSSIDNDIPYTDMALGVDTALNNIIYAVDCIKDTASSHARAFVIEVMGRNSGYLASISAIATGAEFALVPEREYDLAEICQQLRARFEEGRDNAIIILAEGAGHAREISDSIKDAIGFETRITVLGHYQRGGAPTVFDRLLASRFGKRAVELLISGNSGVMVGLSCNAILATPLEDVIKGEKRPQDEVLRLAEVLGV, from the coding sequence ATGAAAAAGATCGGCATTCTCACGAGCGGCGGCGACTGCTCCGGCATGAACGCCGCCATCCGGGCGGCGGTACGGACCGCGATCCGCCTGAACATCGAGGTGGTGGGATTCAGAAAGGGATATCTGGGGCTCATGAAGGGGGATGCCATCCCCCTCGACACCAAGGCGGTTTCGGGCATCCTCCACCGGGGTGGGACGTTCCTCCAGTCGGCCCGCTCGCCGGAATTCAAGACCCCCGAGGGGCAGCAGAAGGCCATCGACAACCTGAAGGAGTTGGGCGTCGAAGGACTCGTGGTGCTCGGTGGCGACGGCTCCCTAACCGGCGCCCTGGCGCTCCACCGGCTCGGCCTGCCGGTGGTCGGCATCCCGTCCAGCATTGACAACGACATCCCCTACACCGACATGGCCCTCGGTGTTGATACGGCCCTCAACAACATCATCTACGCCGTCGACTGCATCAAGGATACGGCCAGCTCCCACGCCCGGGCCTTTGTGATCGAGGTCATGGGGCGCAACTCGGGGTACCTGGCCAGCATCTCCGCCATCGCCACCGGTGCCGAGTTCGCCCTGGTCCCCGAACGGGAATACGACCTGGCCGAGATCTGCCAACAGCTCCGAGCACGCTTCGAGGAGGGGCGCGATAACGCCATCATCATCCTCGCCGAAGGCGCCGGCCATGCCCGGGAGATCTCCGACAGCATCAAGGACGCCATCGGCTTCGAGACGCGGATCACGGTGCTGGGCCACTACCAGCGCGGCGGCGCGCCGACCGTCTTCGATCGGCTCCTGGCAAGCCGTTTCGGCAAGCGGGCGGTGGAACTCCTCATCTCCGGCAACTCCGGGGTGATGGTGGGACTTTCCTGCAATGCCATTCTCGCCACGCCCCTGGAAGACGTCATCAAAGGCGAGAAACGCCCCCAGGACGAGGTATTGCGGCTGGCAGAGGTGTTAGGTGTTTAG
- a CDS encoding HNH endonuclease: MNYFIVEVSEQEVKREKEKARELRRSQWWKNRIARGICHYCGEIFPPEELTMDHLVPVVRGGKSTRGNVVPACKECNNRKKYLLPVEWEEYLDSLESEPSDGEG, encoded by the coding sequence GTGAACTACTTCATCGTTGAGGTGTCGGAGCAGGAGGTGAAGCGGGAGAAGGAAAAGGCCCGGGAGCTTCGCCGAAGCCAGTGGTGGAAGAACCGGATTGCCCGCGGCATCTGCCACTACTGCGGTGAAATCTTCCCGCCCGAGGAGCTCACCATGGACCACCTGGTGCCCGTCGTGCGTGGCGGCAAGAGCACCCGCGGCAACGTGGTTCCGGCCTGCAAGGAGTGCAACAACCGCAAGAAGTATCTCCTCCCCGTGGAGTGGGAGGAGTATCTGGATTCGTTGGAAAGCGAACCGTCCGACGGTGAAGGGTAA
- the rnhA gene encoding ribonuclease HI, with translation MSTRVELFCDGACSGNPGVGGWGGILRCGATEKELSGAEWETTNNRMEMTAAIRGLEALTRPCEVVVTTDSQYLVKGMTEWLSGWIRRGWVNSKKEPVLNRDLWERLLELSKTHRIQWTWIRGHNGHAENERCDALARGAIDELRKKGQGRR, from the coding sequence ATGTCAACAAGGGTTGAACTTTTCTGCGACGGTGCCTGCAGCGGTAATCCGGGCGTCGGCGGTTGGGGGGGCATCCTTCGGTGTGGCGCTACGGAAAAGGAATTATCGGGCGCCGAGTGGGAGACCACCAACAACCGGATGGAGATGACCGCCGCCATCCGGGGGCTGGAGGCCCTGACGCGTCCCTGTGAGGTGGTCGTCACCACCGACTCCCAGTATCTGGTAAAGGGAATGACCGAATGGCTTTCGGGGTGGATCCGGCGGGGGTGGGTCAACAGCAAGAAGGAGCCGGTGCTGAACCGGGATCTCTGGGAACGGCTCCTGGAACTCTCCAAGACTCACCGGATCCAGTGGACCTGGATTCGGGGGCACAACGGCCATGCCGAGAACGAGCGCTGTGACGCCCTGGCTCGGGGGGCCATTGACGAGCTCAGAAAGAAGGGGCAGGGACGGCGGTGA
- a CDS encoding lysophospholipid acyltransferase family protein: MKASLVRRVWVTFSAHVIGFYASTLNRFRVKGIENLPKDGGVLIASNHISAYETIFIPWAVLRHYPLQMVWAPAKEELFTSRLQQWLYSSWGAFPVKRGRDIRAGKVINDLLLTEKVMLFPEGTRHKDGVLGPGNRGVGKIIYDTRPTVVPTALVGLNRWKFPGVGQDAAIVFGKPLDFADLYGREDNKETHQLIVGRVMTAIADLLKTEGAYVNKG; encoded by the coding sequence TTGAAGGCTTCCCTGGTTCGCCGTGTCTGGGTTACATTCTCTGCCCATGTAATCGGTTTCTATGCATCCACTCTCAACAGGTTCCGGGTTAAAGGGATTGAAAACCTGCCGAAGGATGGTGGGGTGCTGATCGCCTCCAACCACATCTCGGCCTATGAAACCATTTTCATTCCCTGGGCCGTGTTGCGTCACTATCCCCTGCAGATGGTCTGGGCTCCCGCCAAGGAAGAGCTTTTCACCAGCCGTCTTCAGCAGTGGCTCTACAGTTCGTGGGGGGCGTTTCCGGTCAAGCGGGGGCGCGACATCCGCGCCGGTAAGGTCATCAATGATCTTCTCCTGACCGAAAAGGTGATGCTCTTCCCCGAGGGGACCCGCCATAAGGACGGGGTTCTCGGCCCTGGCAACCGGGGTGTGGGCAAGATTATCTACGACACGCGCCCCACGGTCGTGCCGACGGCCCTCGTGGGCCTCAATCGCTGGAAGTTCCCCGGTGTAGGCCAGGATGCCGCCATCGTATTCGGAAAACCTCTCGATTTTGCAGACCTGTATGGCCGCGAAGACAACAAGGAAACTCACCAGTTGATTGTCGGGCGTGTCATGACAGCCATAGCTGATCTTCTGAAGACGGAAGGGGCCTATGTCAACAAGGGTTGA
- a CDS encoding MBG domain-containing protein: MPGTSPGVYSWLLDNVERISQQAFYYRIGTTSPEVSVSGDTLDATAPFTVAASNQTASSVTLTFTEKAGRFSIAVTYELIGGTTGRSTLNKKVVVTNLTAAPLDLHLFSYSDYDLKTGAYNFENASIVNGKAYQSSFTNTTDTVGNGATFVERATVPPSRVGIDNAQFLGSLANGATPYNLDNFSGPFPSNGDSQFAFQWDLTVDPKTPTSFTITDDFYPTKALYLSKASTPSTCVNYGQTFTNTYAFDNTRNLATPADNTLIREKLARDISLSLATDGGAYNATTGSVDWKILQMAAGAAQQTVQGTYTVNSAADFTMTSQIVSDETFPTSVSAKLTLCNHPPSISSFPGKNGTEGQAYSYQVIATDSDPGTTLSYSLDVAPAGMTINSSGLITWTPTSAQTGNNTITVRVSDGTLAATQTYTLFIAYVNAAPSITSSPVTSAYVGVSYPYTVVATDPNLKQGDKLTFGLPAAPSGMTINSTTGVISWTPDATQVGPQNVVVQVTDNGYLFVQQSFTVTVSATTKQTPVITWTAPAAITYGTALGVTQLNATANVPGTYAYTPASGAVLNAGSQTLSVTFTPTDTTTYTTATATTTLTVNKATPTITWATPASVPVGTALSSTQLNATASTVGSFTYTPVSGTVLTTAGVQTLSATFTPTDTTNYNGASASVNLSVVAKQVPTITWAAPAAITYGTALSAAQLNATAGVPGTYTYTPAVGTVLNAGTQSLSVTFTPTDTTIYTPATATVSLTVNKASQTVSFTSTIPTSPAFGGTYTPAATATSGLAVAITLDAASTGCTLASGVVTFTGAGTCVIDANQAGTTNYNAAAQVQQSIGIGKGASTITVTGATSFTYTGAPQGPGTATVTGSTGAVTYSYAGTGTTTYPASATKPTNAGSYTVTATVAADANYNGASSSATAFTITKAAATVTLGNLTATYDGTAKAATATTIPNGLTVAITYAGGTTAPTAAGSYAVVATVNDANYTGSATGTLNIAKASQTVSFTSTIPASPAIGGTYTPAATATSGLAVAITLDAASTGCTLASGVVTFTGAGTCVIDANQAGTTNYNAAAQVQQSIGIGKGASTVTVTGATSFTYTGAPQGPGTATVTGSTGAVTYSYAGTGATTYPASATKPTNAGSYTVTATVAADANYNGTSSSATAFTITKAAATVTLGNLTATYDGTAKAATATTIPNGLIVAITYAGGTTAPTAAGSYAVVATVNDANYTGSATGTLVIAKATSTITWATPTAVPVGTALSSTQLNATANTAGTFTYTPAAGTVMNTVGTQALSVSFTPTDSTNYTSATASVSLSVVAKQVPTITWAAPAAIAYGTALDATQLNATANVAGTFVYTPAAGTVLNAGSQTLSVTFTPTDTATYTTATKTVSLTVNKASATITLSGLSATYDGTTKAATATTSPAGVAVSLTYKNGKTTVTSPTAAGSYSVTATVTDPNYTGSATGTLVIAKATSTITWATPTAVPVGTALNDTQLNATANTAGTFSYTPAAGTVVNTAGTQTLSVSFTPTDSTNYTSATASVSLSVVAKQVPTITWAAPAAIAYGTALDINQLNATANVAGTFAYTPASGTVLNAGSQTLSVTFTPTDTATYTTATKTVTLTVNPASATVTLAGLTATYDGSAKAVTATTNPAGKAVTITYAGSATAPTAAGSYAVVATVTDPNYTGSATGTLVIAKATSTITWATPTAVPVGTALNDTQLNATANTAGTFSYTPAAGTVVNTAGTQTLSVSFTPTDSTNYTSATASVSLSVVAKQVPTITWAAPAAIAYGTALDINQLNATANVAGTFAYTPASGTVLNAGSQTLSVTFTPTDTATYTTATKTVTLTVNPASATVTLAGLTATYDGSAKAVTATTNPAGKAVTITYAGSATAPTAAGSYAVVATVTDANYTGSATGTLVIAKATSTITWATPTAVPVGTALNDTQLNATANTAGTFSYTPAAGTVMNTAGTQTLSVSFVPTDPVNYSTATASVNLTVNAVTKQTPVITWATPAAVSVGTTLSSTQLNATANVPGTFTYIPAAGTALNTAGTVTLSATFTPTDTVNYNTATASVNLTVNAVTQQTPVITWATPAAVSEGTTLGSTQLNATANVPGTFAYTPAAGTALNTAGTVTLSATFTPTDTVNYTTATASVSLTVNAVITKQPPVITSSPVTTGYKDGYYYYQVVASDPNGDTVSYSLSTYPSGMTINSTTGLIYWRPGSTGTYSVTVRAKDTTGLYASQSFKISVADSSSNSSPKITSTAVTTAVVDTLYNYDVNATDSNGDTVYFRLSSAPSGMTIDAISGLISWTPTSSQTGSKYVSVQAVDSKGGRTSQSFYITVSQSSSTNNAPVISTSPVTTATVGRSYSYDVNATDADGDTLTYKLTTAPSGMGIDANTGVISWTPSSSQTGSNSVTVEVTDGKGGSDTQSFTVSVTGSTTNNGAPQFTSTPVTTAVVRKYYTYNADAVDPNGDTIKYSFARRPDGMSINSSTGLINWYASRTGSYNVSVKATDSKGNSAYQNFTITVVTADVSAIPLSVNSCDVNGDGLVTIDDVKAIIAGRGTNNLTLDMDGDGAVTLLDARICSPQVKN, from the coding sequence ATGCCCGGAACTAGTCCCGGCGTTTATTCCTGGCTATTAGACAACGTTGAACGGATAAGTCAGCAGGCGTTCTACTACAGGATCGGGACGACATCGCCCGAGGTCAGCGTGAGTGGTGACACTCTTGATGCCACTGCTCCTTTCACTGTTGCTGCCAGCAACCAGACCGCTTCCTCAGTAACCCTGACGTTTACCGAAAAAGCCGGAAGGTTCTCGATTGCCGTCACCTATGAGTTGATTGGCGGAACCACTGGTCGCTCGACGCTTAACAAGAAGGTGGTCGTTACCAACCTCACGGCGGCTCCTCTTGACCTCCATCTTTTCAGCTATTCGGATTACGACCTCAAGACTGGCGCCTATAATTTCGAGAATGCCTCAATTGTCAACGGCAAGGCGTATCAGTCCAGTTTTACTAACACCACCGACACGGTCGGTAACGGGGCGACTTTTGTTGAACGTGCAACAGTGCCTCCCAGTCGCGTCGGTATCGATAACGCCCAGTTCCTGGGCTCCCTGGCAAACGGGGCCACACCATACAACCTCGACAATTTTTCCGGACCGTTCCCCTCCAATGGTGACTCCCAGTTCGCCTTCCAATGGGATCTGACCGTAGACCCCAAGACACCGACTTCATTTACGATTACAGACGACTTTTACCCGACCAAGGCCCTCTATCTCTCAAAAGCCTCCACGCCCAGCACCTGTGTAAACTATGGTCAGACCTTCACGAACACCTATGCGTTTGACAACACACGAAACCTTGCCACTCCTGCCGATAACACCCTCATCAGAGAGAAGCTGGCCCGCGACATCTCTCTCTCGTTAGCGACCGACGGCGGGGCCTACAACGCGACAACCGGCTCCGTCGATTGGAAGATTCTCCAGATGGCGGCCGGTGCAGCGCAGCAGACGGTCCAGGGGACCTATACCGTCAACTCCGCCGCCGATTTCACAATGACGTCCCAGATAGTCAGCGACGAGACATTCCCCACGAGCGTGAGTGCCAAGCTGACTCTCTGTAATCACCCCCCTTCAATTTCTTCCTTTCCGGGCAAGAACGGCACCGAAGGCCAGGCATACAGTTACCAGGTGATAGCCACTGATTCCGACCCGGGGACCACGCTAAGCTACTCCCTTGATGTCGCTCCTGCCGGGATGACGATCAATTCAAGCGGCCTTATCACGTGGACTCCTACGTCTGCCCAGACCGGTAATAACACGATAACCGTCCGGGTGAGTGATGGTACTCTGGCCGCTACCCAGACCTATACGCTCTTCATTGCCTATGTAAACGCCGCACCGTCCATCACCTCTTCTCCGGTGACGAGTGCTTACGTCGGGGTTTCCTATCCTTACACCGTGGTCGCAACCGACCCGAACCTCAAACAGGGTGACAAGCTCACCTTCGGATTGCCGGCTGCCCCCAGCGGGATGACCATTAATTCGACCACCGGTGTTATTTCCTGGACACCGGATGCGACGCAGGTCGGCCCCCAGAATGTTGTCGTTCAAGTTACGGATAACGGCTATCTCTTCGTCCAACAAAGCTTCACGGTAACCGTCAGCGCGACAACCAAGCAGACCCCTGTCATCACGTGGACAGCGCCTGCCGCGATCACCTACGGGACCGCGCTTGGCGTGACGCAATTGAACGCCACAGCCAACGTCCCCGGCACCTACGCCTACACCCCGGCCTCCGGCGCCGTCCTTAACGCCGGGAGCCAGACCCTGTCGGTCACCTTCACGCCAACCGATACGACCACCTACACCACGGCCACCGCGACCACCACCCTCACGGTGAACAAGGCCACCCCGACCATTACGTGGGCGACGCCGGCCTCTGTTCCCGTCGGCACGGCGCTTTCCTCGACTCAACTGAACGCCACGGCCAGCACGGTCGGCAGCTTCACCTACACCCCAGTCTCCGGGACGGTGCTGACCACCGCTGGAGTCCAGACGCTGTCCGCCACTTTCACCCCGACCGACACCACAAACTACAACGGCGCCTCAGCGAGTGTGAACCTCTCGGTAGTTGCCAAACAGGTACCGACCATCACGTGGGCAGCGCCTGCGGCGATCACCTACGGGACCGCGCTCAGCGCCGCGCAGCTGAACGCCACGGCCGGTGTCCCCGGCACCTACACCTACACCCCGGCCGTCGGCACGGTACTTAACGCCGGCACCCAGAGCCTGTCGGTCACCTTCACGCCGACCGATACGACCATCTACACCCCGGCTACCGCGACCGTCAGCCTCACGGTGAACAAGGCCAGCCAGACGGTCAGCTTCACCTCGACCATTCCGACGAGTCCCGCGTTTGGTGGCACCTACACCCCGGCAGCCACCGCGACCTCCGGGCTCGCCGTAGCCATCACCCTTGATGCCGCCAGCACCGGCTGCACACTCGCCTCCGGCGTAGTAACCTTCACCGGGGCCGGCACCTGCGTGATCGACGCCAACCAGGCAGGCACCACCAACTACAACGCCGCAGCCCAGGTACAGCAGAGCATCGGCATCGGCAAAGGCGCTTCGACCATAACCGTGACCGGCGCCACCAGCTTCACCTACACCGGCGCCCCGCAGGGTCCGGGCACTGCCACCGTGACCGGCTCGACCGGCGCGGTGACCTACAGCTACGCCGGGACCGGAACCACCACCTATCCCGCAAGCGCCACCAAACCGACCAATGCCGGTAGCTACACCGTAACCGCCACCGTAGCGGCTGACGCCAACTACAACGGCGCCTCCTCCTCCGCCACGGCATTCACCATCACCAAGGCCGCTGCCACCGTGACCCTCGGCAACCTTACCGCCACCTATGACGGCACTGCCAAGGCCGCTACCGCTACCACCATCCCGAACGGGCTGACCGTGGCAATCACCTACGCCGGCGGCACCACCGCACCGACCGCGGCCGGTTCCTACGCCGTAGTTGCCACCGTTAACGACGCCAACTACACCGGCAGCGCTACGGGCACCCTGAACATCGCCAAGGCCAGCCAGACGGTCAGCTTCACCTCGACCATTCCGGCGAGTCCCGCGATAGGCGGCACCTACACCCCGGCAGCAACCGCGACCTCCGGGCTCGCCGTAGCCATCACCCTTGATGCCGCCAGCACCGGCTGCACACTCGCCTCCGGCGTAGTGACCTTCACCGGGGCCGGCACCTGCGTGATCGACGCCAACCAGGCGGGCACCACCAACTACAACGCCGCAGCCCAGGTACAGCAGAGCATCGGCATCGGCAAAGGCGCTTCGACCGTAACCGTGACCGGCGCCACCAGCTTCACCTACACCGGCGCCCCGCAGGGTCCGGGCACTGCCACCGTGACCGGCTCGACCGGCGCGGTGACCTACAGCTACGCCGGGACCGGAGCCACTACCTATCCCGCAAGCGCCACCAAACCGACCAATGCCGGTAGCTACACCGTAACCGCCACCGTAGCGGCTGACGCCAACTACAACGGCACCTCCTCCTCCGCCACGGCATTCACCATCACCAAGGCCGCTGCCACCGTGACCCTCGGCAACCTTACCGCCACCTATGACGGCACTGCCAAGGCCGCTACCGCTACCACCATCCCGAACGGGCTGATCGTGGCTATCACCTACGCCGGCGGCACCACCGCACCGACCGCGGCCGGTTCCTACGCCGTAGTTGCCACCGTTAACGACGCCAACTACACCGGTAGCGCCACGGGTACCCTGGTTATTGCCAAGGCGACGTCTACCATCACTTGGGCCACGCCGACCGCCGTTCCCGTCGGCACTGCCCTCAGCAGCACCCAACTGAACGCCACAGCCAATACTGCCGGTACTTTCACCTACACCCCAGCTGCCGGGACGGTCATGAACACCGTCGGGACCCAGGCCCTGTCCGTCTCCTTTACACCGACAGACAGCACGAACTACACCAGCGCCACGGCGAGCGTGAGTCTCTCGGTAGTTGCCAAGCAGGTACCGACCATCACGTGGGCAGCGCCTGCGGCGATCGCCTATGGCACAGCCCTTGACGCCACCCAACTGAACGCTACCGCCAACGTAGCGGGTACCTTCGTCTACACTCCGGCCGCCGGCACCGTGCTTAACGCCGGCAGCCAGACCCTGTCGGTCACCTTCACGCCGACCGACACTGCCACGTACACCACGGCCACCAAGACCGTCAGCCTCACGGTGAACAAGGCCAGCGCCACCATAACTCTCTCAGGGCTCAGCGCCACCTACGACGGCACCACCAAGGCCGCAACCGCCACAACCAGCCCTGCCGGAGTAGCAGTATCCCTAACCTATAAGAACGGTAAAACCACGGTAACCAGCCCGACAGCGGCAGGAAGCTACAGCGTAACCGCCACCGTCACCGACCCGAATTACACCGGTAGCGCCACGGGTACCCTGGTTATTGCCAAAGCGACGTCTACCATCACCTGGGCTACGCCGACTGCCGTTCCCGTCGGCACTGCCCTCAACGACACCCAACTGAACGCCACAGCCAATACTGCCGGCACCTTCAGCTACACCCCGGCTGCCGGGACGGTTGTGAACACAGCCGGGACCCAGACGCTGTCCGTCTCCTTCACGCCGACCGACAGCACGAACTACACCAGCGCCACAGCGAGCGTGAGCCTCTCGGTAGTTGCCAAGCAGGTACCGACCATCACGTGGGCAGCGCCTGCGGCGATCGCCTATGGCACAGCGCTTGACATCAATCAACTGAACGCCACGGCCAACGTTGCCGGTACCTTTGCCTATACCCCGGCCTCCGGCACCGTGCTTAACGCCGGCAGCCAGACCCTGTCGGTCACCTTCACGCCGACCGACACCGCCACGTACACCACGGCCACCAAGACCGTCACCCTGACGGTGAACCCGGCCAGCGCCACGGTAACCCTCGCAGGCCTTACCGCCACCTATGACGGCAGCGCCAAGGCCGTCACCGCTACCACCAACCCTGCGGGCAAGGCCGTCACCATCACCTACGCCGGCAGCGCCACCGCGCCGACCGCAGCCGGTTCCTACGCCGTAGTTGCCACCGTCACCGACCCGAATTACACCGGTAGCGCCACGGGTACCCTGGTTATTGCCAAAGCGACGTCTACCATCACCTGGGCTACGCCGACTGCCGTTCCCGTCGGCACTGCCCTCAACGACACCCAACTGAACGCCACAGCCAATACTGCCGGCACCTTCAGCTACACCCCGGCTGCCGGGACGGTTGTGAACACAGCCGGGACCCAGACGCTGTCCGTCTCCTTCACGCCGACCGACAGCACGAACTACACCAGCGCCACAGCGAGCGTGAGCCTCTCGGTAGTTGCCAAGCAGGTACCGACCATCACGTGGGCAGCGCCTGCGGCGATCGCCTATGGCACAGCGCTTGACATCAATCAACTGAACGCCACGGCCAACGTTGCCGGTACCTTTGCCTATACCCCGGCCTCCGGCACCGTGCTTAACGCCGGCAGCCAGACCCTGTCGGTCACCTTCACGCCGACCGACACCGCCACGTACACCACGGCCACCAAGACCGTCACCCTGACGGTGAACCCGGCCAGCGCCACGGTAACCCTCGCAGGCCTTACCGCCACCTATGACGGCAGCGCCAAGGCCGTCACCGCTACCACCAACCCTGCGGGCAAGGCCGTCACCATCACCTACGCCGGCAGCGCCACCGCGCCGACCGCAGCCGGTTCCTACGCCGTAGTTGCCACCGTCACCGACGCCAACTACACCGGTAGCGCCACGGGTACCCTGGTTATTGCCAAAGCGACGTCTACCATCACCTGGGCCACGCCGACTGCCGTTCCCGTCGGCACTGCCCTCAACGACACCCAACTGAACGCCACAGCCAATACTGCCGGCACCTTCAGCTACACCCCGGCTGCCGGGACGGTCATGAACACCGCCGGGACCCAGACACTGTCCGTCTCCTTCGTCCCGACCGACCCCGTCAACTACAGCACGGCAACAGCAAGCGTTAACCTCACCGTGAACGCCGTTACCAAGCAAACTCCGGTAATTACCTGGGCAACGCCGGCGGCAGTGTCGGTTGGTACGACTCTCAGTAGCACTCAGCTCAATGCCACAGCCAACGTACCGGGCACCTTCACCTACATCCCGGCTGCCGGGACAGCCCTGAACACCGCCGGCACCGTAACTCTTTCCGCCACCTTCACGCCGACCGACACCGTAAACTACAACACGGCAACGGCGAGCGTTAACCTCACTGTGAACGCCGTTACCCAGCAGACTCCGGTCATTACCTGGGCAACACCGGCGGCAGTGTCTGAGGGTACGACCCTCGGCAGCACCCAACTCAACGCCACTGCCAACGTTCCGGGTACCTTCGCCTACACCCCGGCAGCCGGGACAGCCCTGAACACCGCCGGCACCGTAACTCTTTCCGCCACCTTCACGCCGACCGACACCGTCAACTACACCACGGCAACGGCGAGCGTGAGCCTCACCGTGAACGCCGTTATCACCAAGCAGCCCCCCGTGATCACATCGTCTCCGGTGACAACAGGATATAAGGACGGCTACTACTACTATCAGGTAGTGGCTTCTGATCCGAATGGTGACACTGTCAGTTACTCGTTGAGCACCTATCCGTCGGGCATGACCATCAACTCGACGACGGGACTCATTTACTGGCGTCCGGGGAGCACCGGCACCTATTCGGTAACGGTGAGAGCAAAGGACACAACTGGTCTTTACGCAAGCCAGAGCTTCAAGATTTCCGTAGCCGACAGCTCTTCCAACAGCTCGCCGAAGATCACCTCGACGGCTGTGACCACGGCAGTCGTTGATACTTTGTACAACTATGATGTGAATGCAACGGATTCCAATGGCGACACCGTGTACTTCAGGTTGTCATCGGCACCGTCAGGGATGACGATCGACGCGATAAGCGGTCTCATCAGCTGGACGCCGACTTCATCCCAGACCGGCTCGAAATATGTGAGTGTCCAGGCGGTCGACAGCAAGGGAGGAAGAACGTCACAGAGCTTCTACATTACGGTGTCACAGTCCTCCAGTACCAATAACGCACCGGTGATTTCTACCTCGCCGGTAACAACTGCCACCGTGGGACGTTCGTACTCCTATGATGTCAATGCAACTGACGCTGATGGGGATACTTTGACCTACAAGCTGACCACCGCCCCCAGTGGCATGGGCATCGACGCAAACACCGGTGTCATTTCGTGGACTCCTTCGTCCTCACAGACCGGATCCAACAGTGTGACGGTCGAGGTGACTGATGGCAAGGGAGGAAGCGACACCCAGAGCTTCACCGTATCGGTCACGGGGAGTACAACGAACAATGGGGCTCCTCAATTCACTTCCACTCCCGTGACCACTGCAGTTGTCAGGAAGTATTACACCTATAACGCTGACGCCGTTGATCCGAATGGCGACACTATTAAATATTCGTTCGCCAGAAGGCCTGACGGTATGTCGATCAATTCTTCCACGGGCTTGATCAACTGGTATGCCTCCCGAACCGGCTCCTACAATGTTTCGGTGAAGGCCACCGATTCGAAAGGGAATTCTGCATACCAGAATTTCACCATTACCGTTGTGACGGCAGATGTGTCAGCTATCCCCTTGTCCGTTAATTCGTGCGATGTCAACGGTGATGGTCTTGTAACCATCGATGATGTCAAGGCGATCATTGCCGGGAGGGGGACTAACAACCTCACTCTCGATATGGACGGTGATGGTGCCGTGACGTTGCTGGATGCGCGCATTTGCTCCCCTCAAGTGAAGAACTGA